The following are encoded together in the Lathyrus oleraceus cultivar Zhongwan6 chromosome 3, CAAS_Psat_ZW6_1.0, whole genome shotgun sequence genome:
- the LOC127131021 gene encoding uncharacterized protein LOC127131021, with protein MVHPNVFSKHVVSPDAKGVVVKAVDVGNQFQNEEEFEFRDHVLQRIHTEASKLRFSMVIRRSDNGSDRRCAFVTMTYERSGKYIPNLWNFKPDDIDSRKCECTIKLHGYMLSNKKWRFNVICGLHNHDLLKS; from the coding sequence atggtgcacccCAATGTTTTCTCCAAACATGTTGTGTCTCCAGATGCCAaaggtgttgttgtgaaggcagTAGATGTTGGCAACCAATTTCAAAATGAGGAAGAGTTTGAATTTCGTGATCACGTGCTTCAACGGATTCATACGGAGGCCTCAAAACTAAGATTTAGTATGGTAATCAGAAGATCCGATAATGGTTCAGATAGAAGATGTGCATTTGTGACAATGACATACGAAAGAAGTGGGAAATATATACCTAATCTTTGGAATTTTAAACCAGATGACATCGATTCAAGAAAATGTGAGTGTACCATTAAGTTGCATGGTTATATGTTGTCAAATAAGAAATGGAGATTTAATGTCATATGTGGTTTACATAACCATGACTTGTTGAAAAGTTAG